DNA sequence from the Antarctobacter heliothermus genome:
CGGCAGCGCGGGTGAGCAGGGCGCGCCCCTCTTCGTCCGGTGTCGCGATCTCATCCAGGCACTGGCCTTCGGCATCGGCATTGGTACGCAGTTCTTCGTGACCAGCAAAGCGGGCTTCTTGTACGGCGCGTGCGGCGGCGACGCGAGCGGCGACCTCGGCCGAGGTGTCCCCTGACGCAGGCAGGTCAAGATCGGCAAAGCCCACCGGTGGCACCTCTAGCCGCAGGTCGAACCGGTCCATCAGCGGACCAGAGATGCGGCCAAGGTAGTCCTCGCCGCAGTTCGGCGCGCGGGAGCAGGCCTGTGCGGGATCGGTGAGATAGCCGCATTTGCAAGGGTTCGCCGCCGCCACCAGCAGAAACCGCGCCGGATAGCGGATGTGGGCATTGGCGCGCGACACCATCACCTCGCCGGTTTCGATCGGCTGGCGCAGGGTTTCCAGCACACCGCGCGGAAATTCAGGGAATTCGTCCATGAACAGCACACCATTGTGCGCAAGGCTGATCTCTCCGGGTTGGGCAGTGCGCCCGCCCCCGATCAGGGCCGCCATCGACGCGGTGTGATGCGGTTCGCGAAAGGGGCGGGTTCTGGAAATGCCGCCATCGGTCAGCAGCCCGGCGATGGAGTGGACCATCGAGGTTTCAAGCGCTTCAATGGGTGTCAGCGGCGGCAGGATGCCGGGCAGGCGCGCGGCCATCATGGATTTCCCGGACCCGGGCGGCCCGATCATCATCAGGTGATGGCGTCCAGCGGCAGCGATTTCCAGCGCTCGTTTGGCGCGCTCCTGCCCCTTGACGTCGCGCAGGTCGCGCGAAGTGGAATTCGGGGTGATCTCTCCGGGTGTGGCCGGTTCCAGCACATTGGCCCCGGAAAAGTGGCGCACGATGTCCAGCAGGTTACCCGCACCGATCACGGTGCAGGCCGAGACCCATGCTGC
Encoded proteins:
- a CDS encoding YifB family Mg chelatase-like AAA ATPase, with product MVARAHTVAFEGVQARPVEVQCAVTPGVPAFSIVGLPDKAVSEARDRVRTALTSLAIALPSKRITVNLAPADLPKVGSHFDLPIALGLLAALDILPKDAIAQTVALGELSLDGDLLPVVGALPAAMAAADEDRILICPRASGAEAAWVSACTVIGAGNLLDIVRHFSGANVLEPATPGEITPNSTSRDLRDVKGQERAKRALEIAAAGRHHLMMIGPPGSGKSMMAARLPGILPPLTPIEALETSMVHSIAGLLTDGGISRTRPFREPHHTASMAALIGGGRTAQPGEISLAHNGVLFMDEFPEFPRGVLETLRQPIETGEVMVSRANAHIRYPARFLLVAAANPCKCGYLTDPAQACSRAPNCGEDYLGRISGPLMDRFDLRLEVPPVGFADLDLPASGDTSAEVAARVAAARAVQEARFAGHEELRTNADAEGQCLDEIATPDEEGRALLTRAADRFALTARGYHRVLRVARTIADLDDSPDVCRPHVAEALSYRLLTAKES